A genomic segment from archaeon BMS3Bbin15 encodes:
- the lrp gene encoding leucine-responsive regulatory protein: MDDTDRKIINILIENSRTSYKDIASKVGISDVAVNKRVKRLERDVIKGFIPMVKQGALSLDITCIVSIKCSPGDKQSIAEDIAGFDDVYEVYTTIGEHDIIAKIRTEDTSTLKKLVDGKISRINGINEIRSSIVFNCFKEKVWLVI, encoded by the coding sequence GATAATTAATATTCTTATTGAAAACTCAAGGACATCCTACAAGGATATAGCAAGTAAAGTTGGTATATCTGATGTGGCTGTTAACAAGAGGGTTAAGAGGCTTGAGAGGGATGTTATAAAGGGCTTCATACCTATGGTGAAGCAGGGCGCTCTCAGTCTGGATATAACATGTATTGTGAGTATAAAGTGCAGTCCCGGCGACAAACAGAGTATAGCTGAGGACATTGCAGGATTTGATGATGTATATGAAGTCTATACAACCATAGGCGAGCATGATATTATTGCAAAAATAAGGACAGAGGATACTTCAACCCTGAAAAAGCTTGTGGATGGCAAAATTTCCAGAATAAATGGGATAAATGAAATTCGCTCAAGTATAGTATTTAATTGCTTCAAAGAGAAGGTATGGCTGGTGATATGA
- the ybhR_1 gene encoding inner membrane transport permease YbhR, protein MSLVSFFRESYVVAWKDMRLWVKNPMVPFTRSLMLPLLWIVIFGTAFGGAVTHVPVAVVMQDHSTIATNFVSELGTGNTLKLIPASESEAFRMLKYMKVSAVILVPGDFSTRIKEGGRAEVMLTLDDTTPQISTAISSKVYRMARAFSSSGKGIQVDKNTLYGRGITYLDFLAPGVVIMTIIFSSFFSGGLSLIMDREFGTITMLLVSPISRDAIIMGKIFAGVLQSLTSGIVALVIALIMGVKIRTGFDGFLIILLILLIAGFGFIGMSTALAVKINELDQLMVVTQTIIMPMWFISGGLYPIASMPHWMRIIAMLNPLTYATDALRAVMLRGIIWQTLTFDIAVITVFAFVMLFVGSYLFKKSIS, encoded by the coding sequence ATGAGTCTTGTAAGCTTTTTCAGGGAGTCTTATGTTGTAGCCTGGAAGGATATGCGTTTGTGGGTGAAGAATCCGATGGTTCCGTTTACGCGCTCACTGATGCTTCCTCTGCTATGGATTGTAATCTTCGGTACAGCCTTTGGAGGTGCCGTAACACATGTTCCTGTGGCAGTTGTTATGCAGGACCATAGCACAATTGCGACGAATTTTGTATCAGAACTCGGTACTGGAAATACTCTTAAACTAATTCCAGCCAGTGAATCTGAGGCATTCAGGATGCTGAAATATATGAAGGTATCTGCTGTTATTCTGGTTCCTGGAGATTTCAGCACCAGAATTAAGGAAGGTGGAAGAGCTGAAGTTATGTTAACCCTGGATGATACAACTCCACAGATTTCCACAGCTATTAGCTCTAAAGTTTATAGGATGGCCAGAGCTTTTTCTTCTTCTGGTAAGGGTATACAGGTTGATAAAAATACACTTTATGGAAGAGGGATAACCTATCTTGACTTTCTTGCTCCCGGTGTGGTAATAATGACAATAATATTCTCCTCCTTCTTCTCAGGAGGTCTGAGCCTGATTATGGACCGGGAGTTTGGTACAATCACAATGCTTCTTGTCTCTCCAATATCAAGGGATGCGATAATTATGGGCAAGATTTTCGCGGGTGTACTTCAGAGTCTAACCTCCGGGATTGTTGCTCTGGTCATAGCTTTAATCATGGGTGTGAAAATCAGAACAGGCTTTGATGGATTTTTAATTATATTGCTGATACTGTTGATAGCAGGCTTTGGATTTATTGGAATGAGCACAGCTCTGGCTGTAAAGATTAATGAGCTAGATCAACTCATGGTTGTTACTCAGACTATAATCATGCCTATGTGGTTCATTTCAGGGGGTTTATATCCTATCGCATCTATGCCTCACTGGATGCGCATCATAGCTATGCTAAATCCTCTTACTTATGCTACAGATGCTCTCAGAGCAGTAATGCTCAGGGG
- the drrA_2 gene encoding daunorubicin/doxorubicin resistance ATP-binding protein DrrA, with protein MIIETRNLTKEYNGIKALKGVSFSVKEGEIFGFLGPNGAGKTTAIKILTTLLMPTSGEVYVNGYNVVEEATKVRESIGLVPQENVLENDLTARENLIFHGMLYNIKGRELEDRVERALKFAGLESRADEKVRNFSGGTKRRLETVKAFLHNPKIIFMDEPSLGLDPQARRLFWDYIEKINREEKITIFLTTHYMDEADYLCDRVCIIDMGEILDLDTPKKLKEKFGEGEVIEITVPGARKFAEILKERCECDIIKVDEERLKISSKHKERALAEIFKNADELGVSILDISVREPTLEDVFIHYTGKSIREGKGDFTKTVIKRFRG; from the coding sequence ATGATTATAGAAACTCGCAACCTTACCAAGGAGTATAATGGTATTAAAGCTTTAAAGGGTGTGAGCTTTTCAGTTAAGGAAGGAGAGATATTTGGATTTCTGGGACCCAATGGGGCAGGAAAGACCACAGCAATTAAAATTTTAACGACTCTTCTCATGCCCACATCAGGGGAAGTTTATGTAAATGGTTACAATGTTGTCGAAGAGGCAACGAAGGTGAGGGAGAGCATAGGTCTTGTGCCTCAGGAAAATGTACTTGAAAATGATTTAACTGCCAGGGAGAATTTGATTTTCCATGGTATGTTATACAATATTAAAGGTAGAGAGCTAGAGGATAGGGTGGAGAGGGCTTTAAAGTTTGCAGGCCTTGAATCCAGAGCAGACGAGAAAGTCAGAAACTTTTCAGGAGGAACGAAGAGGCGTCTGGAAACTGTCAAGGCTTTTCTGCATAATCCCAAGATAATTTTCATGGACGAACCCTCTTTAGGCCTGGACCCTCAGGCGAGGAGATTATTCTGGGATTACATAGAAAAGATAAATCGAGAGGAAAAGATAACCATATTTCTTACAACCCACTATATGGATGAGGCTGACTATCTATGCGATAGAGTATGTATAATAGATATGGGCGAAATTCTTGACCTGGATACGCCCAAAAAGCTCAAAGAAAAGTTTGGCGAGGGCGAGGTGATTGAAATAACTGTTCCGGGAGCAAGGAAATTTGCAGAAATTTTAAAAGAAAGGTGTGAATGCGATATAATTAAAGTTGATGAAGAAAGACTTAAGATAAGTTCGAAGCATAAGGAGAGGGCTCTTGCTGAGATATTTAAAAATGCTGATGAACTTGGTGTAAGTATACTGGATATTTCTGTCAGGGAACCTACACTGGAAGATGTTTTTATCCACTACACTGGTAAGAGCATAAGGGAGGGGAAAGGAGATTTTACCAAAACTGTAATAAAGAGGTTCAGAGGATGA